The stretch of DNA CTTATTCCCATGTGatccactttttcttttttctttttcttgaaaattCATGTGAACCATTTTTATATAATACAAAGATTGCTCAACTTCAACTACCAATGATTTAGTACTAATTAACCAAAGTCCAATACTAAATATATAACCTGTTTTTCTATTTATATGCTTTCTTATGATTTAATCATTTGCTGACGGTTTTGTTGCTTGAACAGGCATGGCGTTTCTCAGTTAATGAGTGCCTGGTCAGATGGACCTGAGATGATCACTCAGTGTGCAATTCGCCCCGGAAATAACTATACCTACAACTACAGAATCACTAAACAGGAGGGAACCCTTTTCTGGCATGCTCATTCCTCCTTTCTCCGTGCCACCGTCCACGGAGCAATCATCATCCACCCCAGGGCTCGCCACTCTTACCCATTCCCAAAGCCCTACAGGGAAGTTCCCATCTTGTTAGGTATATATGGCTATAGGGAACCTGAGATATTACATTGAATTCATTAATTATCATCAGATATATAAATGTTTCTTGGCTCAAGATTTTAGCTTACAAATAGCAATGCGGTTGCAGGTGAGTGGTGGAATGCTAATGTCGTTGATGTTGAAAACCAGGCTCTAGCCCTTGGCATTGGTCCTAACATTTCAAATGCTTATACAATTAATGGATGGCCCGGTGATCTCTATCCATGCTCTCAAAACCGTAAGTGACTGATTACAGATTTATGTTGTCCATGCGTACTTCACATGTTGTAACAATCAAtgtttaatttaacttaatttaattatattatcagaAATGTACAAGCATAGGGTGGAGCAAGGGAAGACTTATCTCTTACGTATTATCAACGCTGCAGTCAATTCCCATCTCTTTTACAAGATAGCCAATCATAACATGACTGTTGTGGCTGTTGACGCTCGTTACACCAACCCATATGTCACCGACATCGTGGTTATCTCCCCTGGCCAGACGGTTGACGTTTTGCTGACCGCGGATCAGCCGGTTGGGTCGTATTACATGACCGCTAATAATTATGCAAGTGGCAGTGGCACTGGAGTTGGTGTACCGTTCAATCCTACTACGACGAGGGGTGTTATCATCTATCAGGGTGCACGGTCTTCAACAACGCCGCTAATGCCGGTAGTACCGGCTTTCAATGACACCCCCACGGCTCATAAGTTTTTCACCGAACTTACCAGTTTGGTCGGTGGGCCTCACTGGGTCCCTGTCCCACTTAATGTGGACCACAAAATGTTTGTTACCATTGGAATGGGGCTCGATGTCTGCCCACCAAACGTATCTTGCCAGGATCGTCCACCTGTTGGGGCAGCGCTCTCGGGCAACATGAACAATGTATCCTTCGTGCTACCTACTATGTTGTCTTTGTTGCAAGCCTTTTTCTTCAACGTCGGAGGAGTGTACACCACTGATTTCCCTGCCAATCCCCCGGTTCAGTTTAACTTCACCAACCCTAGTATTAACGCCGACCTACCTCTGCTATTTGCTCCAAAGAGAACCAGCATCACCAAGGTTAAGTTCAACTCCACTATGGAGATGGTGTTGCAGAACACAGCTCTTATTGGAGCGGAGAACCATCCCATGCATCTCCATGGCTTTGATTTCCATGTATTGGCGCAAGGGTTTGGGAACTTTAACCCTGCCACTGACACACTGAAGTACAATCTTTTCAACCCCCAAATGCGCAACACTGTTAGCGTACCTGTTGCAGGATGGGCTGTCATCAGATTCGTAGCTAATAATCCAGGTTAATTTTCTAACATccatcatttaattttttattctttttaactaGTTTTTGTCAACCTAAAACTTGAactcaatttttttaatgtatctGAAATGGACAGGTGCTTGGTTTATGCATTGCCACTTTGACGGGCACAATTCACTAGGCCTGTCCACTGCCTTCATTGTTGAGAACGGACCAACTCCCGAAACAACCTTGCCTTCCCCGCCACCGGATCTTCCAGAATGCTAgacattttttgttttatttatgaaACTACCACCTGACCTTCTTTTTACAAGTTTACATAAACTTAtagcttaaattttaaattcaaaataaaaagaaattaaacttaatatatatgtaaaactCAAAAcctaattcaaaattaatttaataaacatatttGCTAACATTGCATTTTTGTCACGTAAACATGATATACATGTGATCACTACTTGGAAGAGCTTCATTGGTTAACTTTTCATCTTTAAGAGTTCAattggattttaaattttgttgaggccttaatagattttttttttcactgaagacttttttttttactaataagccttattaataaaaatgttaaaaatagtaTTAAATAATTGGCAACATGAAAATCAATTTTCATAAGTTattgaaaaaatttaaagaggttattaataaaaaatagtacAAATATCTATTTTTTAGCACAAAATTGttagggataatataatttttagccttCTAACTTGGTAGCCAGGATCTTGGTATCTGTATTTTTTTGTCCACTTTGGTATCACCAAATTCATTTGGTCCCTGAACTTGAAAGATATAAAAAGTTTGATGATGTGACACTTTGAGATTGTGGcacatcatcacttgaaaattaaaaaattatataaatttttatgtgaTGACATGGAATAATTTTAGAGTGTCACTTACAATGTtataataatgtaacaccccaaacccggtctaaacattatgaccgaatctgacaatgtcacattgtaacaccccttacccgtattcgacgccggaatagggtacgaggcattactagaagacatacatttgcatacgtattaaaccgagttataaaatttcatccgaattaaaacttttaaattattaacgtgcttttataattctttacaacatatcctcgaaatattatattcataacaaatagggcctacgagacccgatatttactcatgtaattaaaagctttatttccatttcattcaattcacaatttctcatgttcacaattcaaatcaatttctcaatccaatatatatatttcaatcatctaagaatataattcaagttacacgaacttaccagactaaattgcag from Gossypium hirsutum isolate 1008001.06 chromosome D04, Gossypium_hirsutum_v2.1, whole genome shotgun sequence encodes:
- the LOC107898120 gene encoding laccase-7; this encodes MGRLVFLFASSLLLMVAATTVSAAILEHSFYVKNLTVTRLCNRQVITAVNDSFPGPSLRVREGDKLIIHVFNMSPYKITIHWHGVSQLMSAWSDGPEMITQCAIRPGNNYTYNYRITKQEGTLFWHAHSSFLRATVHGAIIIHPRARHSYPFPKPYREVPILLGEWWNANVVDVENQALALGIGPNISNAYTINGWPGDLYPCSQNQMYKHRVEQGKTYLLRIINAAVNSHLFYKIANHNMTVVAVDARYTNPYVTDIVVISPGQTVDVLLTADQPVGSYYMTANNYASGSGTGVGVPFNPTTTRGVIIYQGARSSTTPLMPVVPAFNDTPTAHKFFTELTSLVGGPHWVPVPLNVDHKMFVTIGMGLDVCPPNVSCQDRPPVGAALSGNMNNVSFVLPTMLSLLQAFFFNVGGVYTTDFPANPPVQFNFTNPSINADLPLLFAPKRTSITKVKFNSTMEMVLQNTALIGAENHPMHLHGFDFHVLAQGFGNFNPATDTLKYNLFNPQMRNTVSVPVAGWAVIRFVANNPGAWFMHCHFDGHNSLGLSTAFIVENGPTPETTLPSPPPDLPEC